One window of the Desmospora profundinema genome contains the following:
- a CDS encoding glutathionylspermidine synthase family protein — MTEPYDIRRKRIYDSLREEGIFTWDECYGEEYALATVQPIPAAWKKELDRATEALGRVFSRVIPVVQQADDELLRELGIPAAAIPAVRIALDPLLPTVVGRFDFARTPEGWKMLEFNGDTPTGVVEAFYVNGRVVEALNAGSDPNEGADSQIWDAFQRAVQVYREDGRPIRSIVFSSLDWHEEDAGTTRYLMKRSGLNARFVPLEHLRVEGDRLGSRVEGHWKPIDLWYRLHALEILAEEADEDGYPTGAHVLDLIRRGRLSTINPPGALIGQTKALQALIWSLHETGQFFTPDEHRLIHQYLLPTYLENRFLGREPHVVKPVLGREGGAVLLCDADGWVTHRDQEAAYWNQPMVYQRRVELDQVEVETLEGRRIGNRLWGSFLVGGEASAILCRVDGPITGNLARFLPVAISD, encoded by the coding sequence GTGACGGAACCGTATGATATCCGGCGAAAACGGATCTACGACTCCCTTCGAGAGGAAGGGATATTCACTTGGGATGAATGTTACGGTGAAGAATACGCATTGGCGACCGTGCAGCCTATCCCGGCCGCCTGGAAGAAGGAACTGGATCGGGCTACGGAAGCCTTAGGGAGAGTCTTCTCCCGGGTCATTCCGGTAGTTCAACAGGCGGATGACGAGTTGTTGCGGGAGTTAGGAATTCCTGCCGCTGCTATTCCTGCCGTTCGCATCGCCCTCGATCCACTGCTGCCGACGGTGGTGGGCCGATTCGACTTTGCCCGCACTCCAGAAGGGTGGAAGATGCTGGAGTTTAACGGTGATACTCCCACCGGTGTCGTAGAAGCTTTTTATGTCAATGGGCGCGTAGTGGAGGCGTTAAATGCGGGTTCAGACCCGAACGAAGGGGCCGACAGCCAGATTTGGGATGCGTTTCAGCGTGCGGTCCAGGTTTACCGCGAAGACGGCAGACCGATCCGGTCGATCGTTTTTAGCAGCCTGGACTGGCACGAAGAAGATGCCGGCACCACCCGCTACTTGATGAAACGTTCCGGATTAAACGCCCGTTTTGTCCCTTTGGAGCATTTGCGGGTGGAGGGGGACCGTTTGGGAAGCCGGGTGGAGGGTCATTGGAAGCCCATCGACCTGTGGTATCGCCTTCACGCCCTGGAGATTCTGGCGGAGGAAGCGGATGAGGATGGATATCCCACAGGGGCGCACGTACTGGATTTAATTCGTCGGGGGCGTCTTTCGACGATCAATCCTCCCGGCGCGTTGATCGGGCAGACGAAGGCTCTGCAGGCCCTGATTTGGAGCCTGCATGAAACGGGGCAATTTTTTACCCCGGATGAACATCGTCTCATCCATCAATATCTATTGCCGACCTACTTGGAAAACCGCTTTCTCGGACGGGAGCCGCATGTGGTAAAGCCTGTGTTGGGACGGGAAGGGGGAGCCGTTCTTCTATGTGATGCAGACGGCTGGGTCACCCATCGCGATCAGGAAGCCGCCTACTGGAATCAACCAATGGTTTACCAGCGCCGGGTGGAACTAGACCAGGTGGAGGTAGAGACGTTGGAGGGGCGGCGGATCGGAAACCGGTTGTGGGGCTCCTTTTTAGTAGGGGGAGAAGCCTCCGCAATTTTGTGCCGGGTGGATGGTCCCATCACAGGCAATTTGGCCCGTTTTTTGCCCGTCGCGATCAGCGATTAA
- a CDS encoding DUF350 domain-containing protein, which produces MLEQWPYLLNFLMYLGVSIPLVVLGIFLFLITTPYKETQLIKEGAETADSQKAAAAKAASYVLGGKLLGLTLVLSSAIYHAASLVDLMIWGAVGAVFQVLIFYLFELLTPFRVTSEIPKGNVSVGIFSAFLSISTGLLLASLISY; this is translated from the coding sequence ATGCTGGAACAGTGGCCTTATCTATTAAATTTTCTGATGTACCTGGGCGTGAGTATCCCGTTGGTGGTGCTGGGGATTTTTTTGTTCCTGATTACCACCCCGTATAAAGAAACCCAACTGATCAAGGAGGGGGCGGAAACTGCCGATTCGCAAAAAGCGGCAGCCGCCAAAGCCGCCTCGTATGTTCTGGGAGGAAAGCTGCTGGGTCTCACCTTGGTCCTCTCTTCAGCGATTTACCATGCGGCCAGCTTGGTCGATTTAATGATCTGGGGTGCGGTCGGTGCCGTGTTCCAGGTGCTGATCTTCTACCTGTTTGAGTTGTTGACCCCGTTTCGGGTGACCTCCGAGATCCCCAAGGGGAATGTCTCCGTCGGGATCTTCTCCGCTTTCCTCAGCATTTCCACCGGTTTGTTATTGGCGAGTCTGATCAGCTATTAA
- a CDS encoding DoxX family protein: MKWVVRIVQALLTLVFLLAGGMKLSGNPMQVTAFTEIYGYPVVFMYVVGVIEVLAAIGLFIGYWKPKVSLYSAGLLALTMAGAVLTHFQAGQGLAESVAALILLALALLVFFGYRSSLQTGS; the protein is encoded by the coding sequence ATGAAATGGGTTGTACGTATTGTTCAAGCATTACTTACGCTCGTTTTTCTGCTTGCAGGGGGAATGAAGCTATCCGGAAATCCGATGCAAGTGACGGCATTCACGGAAATTTACGGATACCCGGTTGTATTTATGTACGTGGTGGGTGTCATTGAAGTCCTAGCCGCTATTGGACTGTTCATCGGCTACTGGAAACCGAAAGTAAGTTTGTACTCCGCTGGGTTGCTGGCCTTGACGATGGCTGGAGCCGTACTCACCCACTTCCAAGCCGGGCAGGGGTTGGCCGAGTCCGTGGCAGCGTTGATCCTGTTGGCCCTTGCCCTTCTTGTCTTCTTCGGTTATCGCTCCTCGCTGCAAACAGGATCGTAA
- a CDS encoding sigma-70 family RNA polymerase sigma factor, translating into MRGWAYLQEEPREADDFEYMFKTYYPFVVHQVMRVIPSQSVAEDIAQEVFLHFYDTDRARIEKVSAWLTRTALNTAYNYLRSEKRHRNRMEKETRNQSHCLPSTETKWLEQEEIVSVRHILLQMNERERNLLLMKYSGFSYQELSHALEIKAESVGTLLARAKNKFRKLYQRVREDAG; encoded by the coding sequence ATGAGGGGGTGGGCTTACTTGCAAGAGGAACCTCGGGAGGCTGATGATTTTGAGTACATGTTTAAAACCTATTATCCGTTTGTGGTACATCAAGTGATGCGAGTGATTCCCTCCCAATCGGTTGCGGAGGATATCGCTCAGGAAGTCTTTCTTCATTTTTATGATACGGATCGCGCACGGATTGAGAAGGTTTCCGCTTGGTTAACCCGAACGGCACTGAATACGGCTTATAATTACCTACGTTCTGAGAAGCGGCACCGAAACCGAATGGAGAAAGAAACCAGGAATCAATCCCACTGTCTTCCTTCTACGGAAACCAAGTGGCTGGAGCAGGAGGAGATTGTCTCCGTTCGCCACATCCTACTCCAAATGAATGAACGGGAACGTAATCTCCTCTTGATGAAATATTCGGGCTTCAGCTATCAGGAATTGTCTCATGCGTTGGAAATAAAGGCCGAATCTGTTGGAACCCTTTTAGCCCGAGCAAAAAACAAGTTCCGGAAGCTCTATCAACGTGTAAGGGAGGATGCTGGGTGA
- a CDS encoding anti-sigma factor family protein, with protein sequence MICNDQGRLQAYLDGELTRSERKQLALHIEQCPECQALLQETKEMEDWVHVAITESLPDPDRSLEIDGDQAWQRFQNLSKRDGRTEAPSEDSMKWSWKKMKKTQKRWISGIAAAGILAASLTVPQVQAAASELLSVFRMDKVEFVKLTQGDLEEMSNFLENKETGSLDLKGLGKVWTEGEEEESIHHFDNPEKAVKAGHSLPEVPDGYQAVREVTVETPFTVHFRLDTEKINKLLKQLEADVELDKKLNNKTFAVEMPRSVFMNLKNEKSSSEIEYTVAETPQIEVEKEEDVDEIRKAVLSLPFIPENIKTQLLDIEDWKQTLPVPVFEDEGDVREVSINGAKGVIQEGEWWASLVWQKDGKIHNLSIYGEDVNSKELIQLAKKLN encoded by the coding sequence GTGATTTGCAATGATCAGGGACGGCTGCAAGCTTATCTGGATGGGGAACTGACCCGGAGCGAGCGAAAACAACTGGCTTTGCATATCGAACAATGTCCCGAATGTCAGGCTTTGCTTCAAGAAACAAAAGAAATGGAAGATTGGGTTCATGTAGCGATAACAGAAAGCCTGCCCGATCCGGATCGTTCGTTGGAGATCGATGGCGATCAGGCTTGGCAACGATTTCAAAACCTTTCCAAGCGGGATGGGCGGACCGAGGCCCCCTCTGAAGATTCGATGAAATGGAGTTGGAAAAAAATGAAAAAAACACAAAAGCGGTGGATTTCCGGGATCGCTGCGGCAGGGATTCTGGCAGCCAGTTTGACGGTTCCGCAAGTTCAGGCGGCTGCCAGTGAATTGTTGTCCGTGTTCCGTATGGACAAAGTAGAATTTGTCAAATTAACACAGGGCGATTTGGAAGAAATGAGCAACTTTCTGGAAAATAAGGAAACGGGATCGCTGGATTTAAAAGGATTGGGAAAGGTTTGGACAGAAGGGGAGGAAGAAGAGTCGATTCATCACTTTGACAATCCCGAAAAGGCGGTCAAAGCCGGACATTCATTACCGGAAGTTCCGGACGGTTACCAGGCTGTAAGAGAGGTAACAGTTGAAACTCCCTTTACGGTCCATTTCCGATTGGATACGGAAAAAATCAATAAATTGTTAAAGCAGCTGGAGGCAGACGTCGAACTGGATAAAAAATTGAACAACAAGACCTTCGCCGTCGAGATGCCCCGTTCGGTGTTCATGAACCTGAAAAACGAGAAAAGCTCCTCCGAAATTGAATACACTGTGGCGGAAACTCCTCAGATCGAAGTGGAAAAAGAGGAAGATGTGGACGAAATCCGGAAAGCGGTCCTGTCTCTCCCGTTTATTCCGGAAAACATTAAGACCCAGCTTCTCGACATCGAGGATTGGAAACAAACGCTGCCCGTCCCCGTATTTGAAGACGAAGGAGACGTGCGCGAAGTGTCCATCAATGGAGCGAAAGGGGTTATTCAAGAAGGGGAATGGTGGGCCTCCTTGGTTTGGCAGAAAGACGGAAAAATCCACAACCTGTCCATCTATGGCGAGGATGTAAACAGTAAGGAATTGATTCAATTGGCCAAAAAATTGAACTGA
- a CDS encoding ABC transporter ATP-binding protein translates to MEYVIETNRLTKLYEGNKGCREITLQVPRGVVFGFLGPNGAGKSTFVRTLLGLIHPNSGTASLLGHPVPSIASRKKVGYLPELFRYPDWMTGRQLLDLHADLSEVPRVGRKKKISDLLEKVGLHQRGEDKIRGYSKGMQQRIGIATALISDPEVIFLDEPTSALDPIGRKEVRDMIREWREQGKTVFLNSHLLSEAETVCNHVAIINHGHLVVQGDWRQLSAVEPQVEVTVSDMDDYGWESFSGWGMKWEQIDQGEDRSTWLLTLSEEKQIPALVSALTDRGMKVYQVTPRQQSLEELFMYWVNRKENAAHVDHC, encoded by the coding sequence ATGGAGTATGTGATCGAAACAAACCGCCTGACCAAATTGTATGAGGGAAACAAGGGATGCCGTGAGATTACCTTGCAAGTGCCCCGTGGAGTGGTATTCGGCTTCTTAGGGCCGAATGGCGCAGGAAAAAGCACGTTTGTACGCACGCTGTTGGGACTGATCCATCCAAACAGCGGAACGGCGTCCCTACTGGGTCATCCGGTTCCATCCATCGCTTCACGGAAGAAAGTGGGCTATTTGCCGGAACTATTCCGCTACCCGGATTGGATGACAGGCAGACAGCTGCTGGATCTGCATGCCGATTTGTCTGAGGTACCCCGTGTCGGAAGAAAGAAAAAGATTTCCGATTTATTGGAGAAGGTGGGCCTGCATCAGCGGGGAGAGGACAAAATCCGCGGGTACTCCAAGGGGATGCAGCAGCGAATTGGGATTGCAACTGCCCTGATCTCCGATCCGGAAGTCATTTTCCTCGACGAACCCACATCGGCGTTGGATCCGATCGGTCGGAAAGAAGTGCGCGACATGATCCGCGAATGGAGAGAGCAGGGGAAGACGGTCTTCTTAAACAGTCATTTGCTCAGTGAAGCGGAAACGGTCTGCAACCATGTGGCGATCATCAATCATGGACACTTGGTCGTTCAAGGGGATTGGCGCCAACTGTCAGCCGTTGAACCCCAAGTGGAAGTCACCGTCTCCGATATGGACGATTATGGGTGGGAGTCGTTTTCCGGGTGGGGCATGAAATGGGAGCAGATCGATCAAGGAGAGGACAGAAGCACCTGGCTGTTGACATTGTCCGAGGAGAAGCAAATTCCCGCTTTGGTCTCGGCTTTGACCGATCGTGGGATGAAGGTATACCAAGTGACACCGAGACAGCAGAGCTTGGAGGAATTGTTTATGTACTGGGTGAATCGGAAGGAGAACGCGGCACATGTGGACCATTGCTAA
- a CDS encoding ABC transporter permease, translated as MWTIAKLTAREIVYKRIFLVILLMSLAYLFFYALGTYYAGGKVVDNSLDVLARGFLSTQFLGMGLYFAAFIISLLAIFSSIGSISKEIESRQIDPLLSRPLSRHSFVWGRFVGLSGLLILYTTLLFVGVTIINQSIGGNLKADVTLVQLVQAWGLFLLQPVILVAASLFFSARFTTLNSGITMVMLYVISMIGGFIEQFGAMIKEQMMINIGIMISLVFPADSLFRKMTIALFDSADNPLSLATQGVFGSVSVPSNAMIVYACLYGVVALWMAVRAVSTRDL; from the coding sequence ATGTGGACCATTGCTAAACTGACTGCCAGGGAAATCGTATATAAGCGCATTTTTTTAGTGATTCTTCTCATGTCTTTGGCTTATCTGTTTTTTTATGCATTGGGAACGTATTATGCCGGGGGGAAGGTAGTCGATAATTCGTTGGACGTTTTGGCCCGTGGATTTTTATCCACTCAGTTTTTGGGGATGGGGCTTTATTTTGCGGCCTTCATTATTTCCTTGTTAGCGATATTCAGCAGTATTGGAAGTATATCCAAAGAAATCGAAAGCCGCCAGATCGACCCTCTGTTGAGCCGCCCTCTTTCCCGTCATTCTTTTGTATGGGGACGGTTTGTGGGGCTGAGCGGACTGCTCATCCTATATACCACTTTATTATTTGTGGGAGTCACCATCATCAATCAATCCATCGGGGGAAATTTGAAGGCGGATGTAACTCTGGTACAGTTGGTACAGGCGTGGGGGTTGTTCCTGTTGCAGCCGGTGATTTTGGTGGCGGCTTCCCTGTTTTTCAGTGCCCGCTTTACAACGTTGAACAGCGGAATCACGATGGTGATGCTGTATGTGATCAGTATGATTGGCGGATTTATCGAGCAATTCGGCGCGATGATCAAGGAACAAATGATGATCAACATCGGGATTATGATCAGCTTGGTCTTCCCGGCGGATTCGTTGTTTCGCAAAATGACGATCGCTCTGTTTGACTCTGCAGATAATCCGCTTTCCCTTGCCACACAGGGGGTTTTCGGCAGTGTTTCTGTTCCGAGCAATGCGATGATTGTTTATGCGTGCCTTTATGGGGTGGTAGCCTTGTGGATGGCGGTTCGAGCGGTAAGCACCCGGGATTTATAA
- a CDS encoding KamA family radical SAM protein translates to MPKPRYLTDIRKIEAIPPEQREKMTQITDKFVFRVNDYYLSLIDWDHPEDDPIYQLIIPNDAELDEYGRWDASDEHLNYAAPNVQHKYGTTALLMVSEVCGAYCRFCFRKRLFRNDVKETSMEVGPGVEYISQHPEINNVLLTGGDSLILATNKIRNILKMLREVPHVKIIRFGTKLPAFNPMRIYEDEELLHVLSEYSRPDARIHVMAHFNHPRELTDHAYRAIDALQRAGVIVVNQTPVLKGINDDPEVLGELLDKLSWSGVTPYYFFQNRPVAGNASFVLTFEEAYHAIEAAKARTSGLGKRVRYAMSHASGKIEILAVENGKIYLKYHQARHPDWYGRFMVLDCPPEAAWFDDLPGADAILQKQQKEEVTV, encoded by the coding sequence ATGCCGAAACCGCGTTATTTGACCGACATCCGTAAGATCGAGGCGATTCCGCCGGAGCAACGAGAAAAAATGACCCAAATCACGGACAAGTTCGTCTTTCGGGTCAACGACTACTATCTCTCCTTGATCGATTGGGACCATCCAGAGGATGACCCCATTTATCAGTTGATTATCCCCAATGATGCAGAACTGGATGAATACGGCCGATGGGACGCTTCCGATGAACATCTCAATTATGCCGCCCCCAACGTCCAGCACAAATATGGAACCACTGCTCTCCTGATGGTATCGGAAGTGTGCGGGGCTTATTGCCGCTTCTGTTTCCGTAAACGACTCTTCCGCAACGATGTGAAGGAAACCTCGATGGAAGTGGGACCCGGTGTGGAGTACATCTCCCAACATCCAGAAATCAACAACGTCCTTCTCACTGGCGGCGACTCCCTCATCCTGGCCACCAACAAAATCCGCAACATCTTAAAGATGCTGCGGGAAGTCCCCCATGTAAAGATCATTCGCTTCGGAACCAAACTTCCCGCCTTTAACCCGATGCGGATCTATGAGGACGAAGAACTCCTGCATGTATTGTCTGAGTACTCCCGCCCCGATGCCCGTATCCATGTCATGGCCCACTTCAACCATCCACGGGAGTTGACCGACCATGCCTATCGGGCCATCGACGCCCTGCAGCGGGCCGGTGTGATTGTGGTCAATCAAACACCCGTGTTGAAAGGAATCAATGATGATCCCGAAGTATTGGGTGAATTGTTGGACAAGCTCTCCTGGTCCGGAGTCACTCCCTACTATTTTTTCCAAAACCGCCCGGTAGCCGGCAATGCCAGCTTCGTACTTACCTTCGAAGAGGCATACCATGCTATTGAAGCCGCCAAAGCCCGTACATCGGGCCTCGGCAAACGCGTCCGCTACGCCATGAGTCACGCCTCCGGCAAAATTGAAATCCTGGCAGTGGAAAACGGCAAGATCTACTTAAAGTACCACCAAGCCCGCCATCCTGATTGGTACGGCCGATTTATGGTGTTGGACTGTCCCCCGGAAGCAGCCTGGTTCGATGACCTTCCGGGTGCGGATGCGATATTGCAGAAGCAGCAGAAAGAAGAAGTGACGGTTTAG